ACCACGTGCGCAAACTTGGGGCACTGAACCAGGCAACCTCGGCCGAAACCGGCTCCGCTGAGGTGGCGAAGCGGGTGCAAAGATAGGGCGGCGGGCCGGCCCCCGCAACGATGGACGGCTTTTTTTGACTGCGCCGGGCCCCAGCTTCACCTTTTCCAAAGCAAAAACTCCTCATCTTCGCACTTTTTCACGCTCATTTTCTGCTGCATGGCTGCCCACTCGCCCCTGCCAAAACTGGTTCTTTTTTTGGCCACTTGGCCAAAGGCATCACCCGCTTCTCGGGTTCGACGGCGGCGTTCATTGGCTCGATAAGCGTGGTGGCGCTTTTGGGCCGCCACGGGGGCCCTGTTTAAGTATTCCGAAACCTGGCAGTTGGTCATCAACACGGGCACCACCATCGTCACGTTCCTGATGGTTTTTCTCATCCAACGCTCTCAAAACAAAGATTCGTTGGTGCTGCACCTTAAGCTCAACGGGCTAATTGCAGCTACCCAGGGCGCCAGTAACCGCTTGATTAATGCGCAAGACCTGTCAGAAGAAGAAATAAAGATCATTCACCAGTTCTTCTGCCTGCTGGCCGACAAAGCCAAGGCGGACACCGACCTCGGCCAAACTCACTCGGTGGAGAAGGCCGAGGATAACCACGAGGAAAAGCTGGCCGCCCGGCGCGATGGCAAATAAAAAAGGCGGCCCCGGTAACGGGAACCGCCTTTTTACAGGTTTTGCGTAGCCTAGCGGGCCTGCACCAGAGGCGTGTCCACGAGGTGCTCCGATATGAACCACACTTGCAGCTCGTTGGTACGCATCACGTCGCTCACTGCCAGGTCGTTGGTGCCGTCGTCACCTGAATCATCGGCTTTTTTGGCGATTTCGTGGCACTCTTGGAGGATAATCTGGTGGGCTTCCAGCAGGCGCGAAATCTGCACAGGGGCCTCCTCACGGTCGCGCGGAGGGCGCGGAATGAGGGTGTTCTCGGCCACGTCGGCTGCCATGGCAATGGCCACACCGCCCAAGATTTGAATGCGCTCGGCAATTGTGTCTACCAACTCTGACTGCTCCTCGTAGTGCTTGTCGAACAGCAAGTGCAGCTGGTAGAATGTGGGGCCCGTCACCTGCCAGTGGCTTTTCTTGTAGAGGTCACGGATAGTCATGGTATCGGCCAGCAGCTGGTTCAGCATCCGTACGCTTTCGAGGCGCACGTTGTCGGCCAAGCCGATGGGCAGGCGTTGGCTCACGGTACCGAACTTTTGGGTGACGGCCGGGGCGTTAATTTGCTGGTTGAGGATGGGCTGAACGTTGATGTTTTTGTTCGGTCCTTTGGCAATGGCCACCGAGGTGGTTACGTCTTTAACGGCTTTTTTAGGAGCGGCGGTTTTGGTTTTGGCAGGAGCAGCCATAGAGCAAGATTTTTAGAAGTTTTTTTAGGAAGAAGAGCTGGCGAAACAGCTTGCCTACCATACGTAAGCGCGGGGCCGGGGTTAAGGCCATGGGTATATTTGTGTGGTTTTCGGCCCTGCTTTTCTATCCTCCCGCGGCCCGTGCGGCACAGGCGTAACTTTCCTTTTTTCTGGTTTTAAAACTTCATGCCTTATCCATTTTTCGGCGACGATAAATCCACCGTGGCGCGCCTACTCGCCACCCTGCCCCAAACCGGCCGCCTCGCCTGGATTGGCCAGCGCCCGGCCCGCCGCCAGCCTTTGGTAAGCGTGCCCGAAGCCCAGGCCATCACCGATGCCCACCTGGCCGGGGACCACGCCCGGCCCAAGGCCGGCGGCAAGCGCCAAATCACCCTCATCCAAGCCGAGCACCTGCCCGCGGTGGCAGGCTTCTTGGGCCTGCCGGGGCCCCTGGACCCCGCCCGCCTGCGCCGCAACCTGGTGGTGAGCGGCCTCAACCTGCTGGCCCTCAAAGGCCGCCAAATACAGATCGGCGACGAGGTGCTGCTCGACATCACCGGCGAATGCCACCCCTGCTCGCGCATGGAAGAAGAACTGGGCCCCGGCGGCTACAACGCCATGCGCGGCCACGGCGGCCTCACGGCCCACATTGCCCGCGGTGGTACCATCCGGGTGGGCGACGCGGTGCGGGTGGTGCAGGTAGCCGCGCCGGCGGCTGAGTAGCCGGCGGCGCCAACAACAAACAGGGCCCCGGACGCATCGTACGCCGGGGCCCTGTTTGTTGTTGGCGCCGCTTACGCCCCGTCCATCCGGACGATTTTGGGTGTGAACGAGCCGAGCACGTCTACCAACTCGTGCTGGCTGGCCATTACTTGGTGGATGTTTTTGTAGGCCATTGGAGCCTCGTCGAGTCCGCCGCCGTGCAGGGTTACGCCTTGCGCGGCTAGGTGCTGGCGCACCTCGGCTTCGCCCAGTTCGGCCTTGGCCCGGGTGCGCGACATGAGCCGGCCAGCCCCGTGCGAGGCAGAGGCCAGCGAGGCCGCCGCGCCCCGGCCCCGCACGATGAAGCCGGGGGCCGTCATCGAGCCGGGGATGATGCCGAGCACGCCCGCTCCGGCCGGCGTGGCGCCCTTGCGGTGCACCACGGCCGCGCGGCCATCGGCCAGGGTTTCCTGCCAGGCGAAGTTGTGGTGGTTTTCCACTTTTGCCAGGGGCTTTTCGCCCAAGGCTTTGGCCAGGCGCCGGTGAATCTGGTCGTGGCAGGCCGAGGCGTAGGCGCCGGCCAGGTTCATGGCGGCCCAGTACTCCTGGCCGGCTTCGGTGTCGAGGCCCAGCCAGGCGAGGTGCTTGGCTTCGGCGGGCAACATGCACTGCTCCATGGCCAGGGCCGTGTAGTGGTTGGCGGTGCTGGCGCCCAGGCCCCGCGAGCCGGAGTGCGAGAGCAGGCCCACGTACTGGCCTACGGGCAGGCCGAGGTCGTTGGCCGGGTCGGTGATATCGACTAGGCCGAACTCCACGAAGTGGTTGCCTGAGCCCGAAGTGCCGAGCTGCTCGGCGGCTTTGTCGAGCTTGTTTTTCAGGAACGGCACGGCCCGAAAGGCGTCGTCGGACAGCACGGCGTGGTCGAGGCGCTGGCCCCGCTCCCAGGCCCGGCCCGAGCCGAACCGGGTGTGGTCGAGCAAGAGCTTGCCCACCTCCTGGGTGCGCTGGGTGAGGTACTTGGCCGGCAGGTCGAACACCGACAGCGCCATGCGGCAGCCAATGTCCACGCCCACGGCGTAGGGAATCACGGCGTTGTCGGTGGCCAGCACGCCGCCGATGGGCAGGCCGTAGCCGTGGTGGGCGTCGGGCATGAGGGCCCCGGCGAGGGTGATGGGCAGCTTCATGGCCGTTTCCATCTGGTGAATGGCCCCGGCCTCGATGTGCTCGGCGCCGAACGTGGCGTAGGGCTTGCGCTCGGCCAGGGCGATGTGGCGCGAGGGAACCGGCAGCAGCGCCGCGGCGGTGTGGCTCCAGGCCAGGTCGGCCAGGAAATTGGTGGGGTTGGCCAGCACCCGGACGAGCAATTCTGTTTGTTCGGTTTGGGTGAGGCGCTTGTGTTCTTTGCGTTGCAGCTGCGCCAGCGCCAGGCCAATGGCCCGGCCCTCGGGAAACCCGAGTTGCCGCAAGTCGTTGCCGCGTAATTGAGAAGCCATAAAAAGGAAGTTTGCACGCGAAGCGGGGCCGCGCTAAATAGGGCCCCGGCGTTGATGAACAGTAAAAAAATAGCCGCAACAGACCGGGCAAAAAGGCGCATCGCCGGTTATCATTTGCTCTACCAAACTGAGCTACCGCCGGCACGCCAGCGGGCAGGAATCGAACCCGCGACCTAATGAATCGAAGTATGGCGGTGCTACGGCACCGGCCCGTGGTGGCTATAAAAACGGAGCAATAAGCGGCTGGCGTGGGGCCAAATGGCGACGTGACAGCGCCAGCCTACGGCATCCAATGTGCATTATTTGTTTCCGGCTGGGGCAGCCGTCGCCCGGCCAGCTGGCGCGGCCCTACCGATGCGCAAGCGCCCTACCTCGCGGCAGCACTTCGAGCGTCGAACCCGCGCCCAGTATTAGAGCGAAGAATGGCCCGGCCGCGGCACCCACCCGGAAACAAGTAACATTCGGCCGCCTCCGAAATTCAGGGCAACAGTCGGCCAGCGCGTATTTTCTCCCGCGGCCGAAGCCAGGGGACGGGAATCGAACCCGCAACGCGGCCAAGGGGGCCGCGCCGGAAACAGCCAGCGAAGTAACGCCCGCCTACGGCACCTGAACCAAACGGAATTAGCCGAGTTGGGACGGGCCACCTCGGTGGCACCGCCCCGGTCGGCGACTACGCCAAATTGCGCAGCCGTCTTCCCAATGGCATTATTAGAAGGTCATAACGAGTAAGAAAATTTCTTATGGTGAGGGGCCCTACCCGGGAACGAGGGCCGCTTGAATGATTGAAAGAGTCGTTCCCGGGGCCTATTATTTTGACAGCAAGGGCGACGGGCGGTAGGTCTACATGAGTGAGGGGAATCGAACCCCCGCCGCAGCGGCCCTCCCAGCACCCGCGAAGCAGGGCCCGCCTGCGGCACCTTGCGCTGCGGCGGCCGGGGGTTCCGCTTTATTGCCCGGCCGCTGTTATTAAAGGGTTTACAAATCGATTTTTTGGATTTCGGCAAGGGCCGAGCCGCCGTTTTCCAGGGCCCCCAGCACGTCGAATACCTTGTCGGACCAACCGGCGATGAGGGCCACGCCGTCGGCGGGGCGCACGTCGAGCGGGGCCGTGCCGAGGCCGGCCAAGTCGAAGAGGTAGAGGCGAGCGTGGGGGGCCACGGTGCGGCGGTACAGGGCCCATTCCTGGGCTAAGGAGTTGCCGTCCCACTGGCTGTTCCAGAGCTGCACGTCGGTGAAAATCATTACCTTATCCAGCACCTCGCGGCGCTGGCGCAGGTCCTGCACTACCAGGTGGCCGTTGGTGCTGTAGCCCACTTCGCCCTCGCGGCGGTAGAACTCCTCCACGTTGCGGAGCACGGGGCCCCGGGGCAGCGCCACGCGCTTCCACGCATCGCCGAACATGCCGGTGACCACGTTTTGGCAGCGGCTCTGGAGCAGCATGCCCAGCACGAGGCTCACGTCGTAGAGCAGCACTTTGCTGCGCGGCGAAATAGGCTTTTGCATGGAGCTGGACACGTCGCAGGCCACCAGCACGCGGGTTTTGGGGCCGAAGCCGCGCAGGTTGGCCGCGCTGTGGGCAATGGCGGCCTCCAGGGCCCCCAGCACCGCGGCGGTGTGGCCGCTGGGCACCGCCTTTATTTCGCGGTAGGCGGCCAGGAAGCGCAGCGGCAGCTGCTGGCTGCGCGCCACGGCCCGCCCATCGGCCAGGGTGGCGCACACCTGCGCCATGGTCGCGGCCGATACGTTGGCTTCGAGCAAGTTGCGCAAGTTGCGCAGCAAGGCCATGTAGCCCAGCTTGCCGCTGGCCACGAGCGTTTCCCAGGCGGTGCGGACGGCCGTTTGCCGGTCGGCCGCGCCGGCGAAGGCTTGCTGGCCAATGGCCGACAGCTCGGTTTCCCAGGTGTAGGGCGTGGGCAGCTCGCCGCGCACGAGCTGGTTGAATACGGCTTGCTGGGCGGCGTTTTTGGCGCTGGGGTGCACCAGAAACAGCGCGTCGCGCAGGCGCACGGCCCCGGCCCGGTCGTACTTGGCCAGCTGGTAGGCGTCGAAACGGTTGAAGGCTTCGGCCAGGCCGCGCTGCACCTGCTTGGAAAGGCGGCCCAGGGTTTTGCGGCCGGTGCGCGCGTTGGCCGCGGCGTAGTAGGCCAGCAATTCGGTGATTTCGTCGGCCCGGGCCACCACGCGGGCCACGAGGCGCGCCACAATATTGTCGCCATTGTGCACGCGGGCCAACTCCACGGCCAGCACCAGGGGCACCGAGCGCAAGTGCAATTGCTCGCGGGCGTACACCGCCAGCTGCGCCACGAACCGCGGCTCGTTTTTGGCCACCAACTCACGCAAGCGCAGCAAGCGGGCATTGGCCGTTTCGTAGAACTGGTCGCTGAGCGCGGCGGTGGCCACGGCGGCGTACAATTCCAGCTGCGGCGTGAGGACGAAGGCGGGGGCCCCCTGGTGGTTGGTGGTGAGGGTGGCGGTAGTGCGGGAGAAGAAGTTGAAGCGCATATAGGTGGGAAGTAAGCAGAAGTGGCAGGATTATAATTCGGGCTTTATTGGCAATTAATTAATTCGAATTGGCTCGCCTTGATAATTAATAATTACAATTAGACACACCCCTCCCTGACAAATAAAAGGCATTTTTATTTGTGAATTAATCCCACGAAAAAGCACGGCTTTTGGGGCCGGGCTTTCACTAATTGCGCAATGCGGGCCGGATTTATCGGGGCATTTCACGCAGTAGGAGAGCACGGCCGCGCCGGTCCCGCTGGCCGCGGCTGGGGCGGCAATTGGGCTGTTTGCAGGAAAGCAGCGCGGGAAGGAACGGCACGGGGCGAGTTGGTAACTGGCTAGGAAAGGGCCACTAAACAAAAAACCCGAGCGTTATGGGCTCGGGCGGTGTCGGGTTTCAGCGGGGGCTGAAATCAGGCAAACGTACCGAGCAGAGACAGCCGTTCTGGCTGCGTCTTATCCGAATTGCTGGTGAATGTCAGGTGGCGGTACATGGTTGTTTGCTTTTTGGTGCGACAAAGGTTGAGCATTAATTTTAATTACGCAACTAATTTTTAAAATAATTAATAAATATTTTTCATTCTGGTTAATTGAGCACTGATTTATTATTTTAAACCTCGATTAATCCCGCAGTGATTATTTAAATATTAACTCTGTCTCATGCTCATCTGGCGTCCCGAAGGAAGCATTTTATCACGTTAGGATTACTCTGCTGGCGTGAAAGGATGCTTCCTTCGGGACGCCAGATGAGCATGACAGACGGCGGGTGGGAAACGTGGAAAACCCCAAGGGTAACGGCCCCCGATGCTGGGGCTCCAAAGCCACCACGGCCGCCCGAAAAAACATCCGTGTCCGTTTTGCGGTACCTGCCGCGTATGCCGCGCCTTGCCACTTCCGACCACTACACCCTGGATTTGCCCGCTGGGCACCGCTTCCCCATCGCCGAGTACGCCCTGATTCGGGAGCAGCTGTTGTGGCAGGGCGTGGCCGCGCCGGAGGATTTTTACGAGCCGGGGCTGTGCGCGGAGGTTGACGTACTACGGGTGCACACCGCCGATTATTGGCACCGGGTGCGCGACTTGCAGCTCTCGGCCCGCGAGGTGCGCAACCTGGGGCTGCCGCAGAGCCCGCAGTTGGTGCGCCGCTCGCTGAGCAGTAGCGCGGGCACGCTGCAATCGGCGCTGGGGGCCCTAAAAAGCGGTATCGGCTTGAACCTGGCCGGCGGTACCCACCACGCCTTTGCCGGCCGCGGCGAGGGGTTTTGCGTGCTGAATGACCAGGCCATTGCCGCTGCGCACCTGCTGGCGCACGGGCTGGCGAGGCAAATTTTGATTGTTGATTTGGACGTGCACCAGGGCGACGGGACGGCCGCCATTTTCCGCGATGAGCCGCGCGTGTTCACGTTTTCGATGCACGCCGGGGCCAACTACCCGCTGCGCAAGGAGCAGTCGGACCTGGATATTCCGCTGGCGCTGGGCACGGGCGATGCGGCGTATTTGCGCACGTTGGCCGCCACGCTGGGGCCCCTGGTGGACCGCGTGCGGCCGGACTTTATCTTTTACCAGGCGGGGGTGGACGTGCTGGCCACCGACAAGCTCGGCAAGCTGGCCCTGACGCCCACCGGCTGCCAGCAGCGCGACGAGTTGGTGCTGGGCCTGTGCCGGGCCAGGGCCCTGCCGGTGGCCGTGAGCATGGGCGGCGGCTACTCCGAGCGGCTGGCCGACATCGTGGACGCGCACTGCAACACGTTTCGGGTGGCATTCAACTTTTGGCCCTAGCCGAGCGTTAACCACCCGCTGCCGTCGCCATGAAAAAACTTACCGCCTCCCCCACCCTGCCCGCGCCGGTGCGCGTGCCCGTTCCAATTGCCGAAGCCTGCGCGCCGGGCAGCCTGGCCCAGGCCGCGTTCCGGCGGGCGCTGCTGGCCCTGGAGGAGCTGCGGGCGCAATTGCTGGCCGCGCAGGAAGCCCAAGCGGCGGCCCGCCAGCGCTACTGGCAGCAGGTGGGGCCCGCCGCCGCCGCGGTGGTGGCCGCCCGCCGCGCCCTCTACGCCCCGCTCGAAGGGGCCCTGCTGACGCCCTACTTCAGCCGCCTGGAGGAGGCGCAGATTGTGCAGTTCATCGTGGGCAACGCCGGGGCCCTGATTACCCGGTTTGGCGAAGACGAGGCGGCCATCGTGGCCAAGTACGCCGCGCCGCGCCCGGCGGGGGCCCCGGCCGAAGCGGCGGCGGAAGCCGCCGCGCCGCCCCTTTCGCCGCAGGAGCAGGCCGCCCAGGCCCGCCAGCAGGCCCGGGCCCAGCGCCTGGCCGAGGCCACCACCCTGGCCGCCCGCACCGACCAGCAGCGCCTGCAAACCAGCGCCAAAACCGTGTACCGCCAGCTCGCCCGCACCCACCACCCCGACCTGGAGCGCGACCCCGCCCAGCAGCGCGCCAAAACCGCGCTGATGCAGGAAATTACGGCCGCCTACGAAACCGGCGACCTCTACGCCCTGCTGCAGTTGATGGCCGATTCGGCCCACGCCGACGCGGCCGATGCCGACGTGCTCATCGCCTACACCCAGGCCCTGCACCGCCAGCAAATCGACCTCAAAAATCAGCTCCGCGCCCTGCAATACGGCCCCGACGGCGCGGGCGCCAGCACCGGCAAGAAGCGCGAAATCGAGTTGCGCCAAATCAAGCGCGACTTGCGCGCCGAGGCCGAATACGTGCAGCACGTGGCCCGCCAGCTGAGCGAAACCGCCGGCCTGCGCGAAGTGCTGCGCGAGCTAGCCGCCGAAGGCCTGGAAACAGTGTAGCGCGGGCTTTGTAATACACGGCTCTCGCTTCGTCACACCAATTCCTGTACGACTACCGTGCAGCGACGCGGACGACAAAGTCCGCGCTACAGTTGCGCCACGAGCTACTCTTCGCTGCTGAGGCCCAGGGCCTCGACGGCGGCTTGCACGGCCTCGGCGCGGTAGGCGGGCGCGGTGGCGGGGGCCCGCAGCAGGCGCAGCAAGCGGTGGTACTTCTCGCGGCCTTCGGCGAGCATTTGGTCGGTCACTTCGAGCGGGAACACGCTGAACGGCTCCGATTTCTGCACGCCCACCAGCAGGAACCGCTCGGCGCCCAGGGCGTCAGTGTAGAAGGCGGCCTGGCGGTCATAGTCGTAGGCCGAGCACTGCCAGCGGAAGTGGTCGGCGTCGCGGGCGTTGGTGGTTTTGAAATCGACGATGGTGTAGGGCAGGCCGGGCGCGTTCACCACCAGGTCGGCGCGCAGCTTGCAGAGGGTGCCGGTTTGGGGCTCGGTGAAGAGCACGCTGGGCTCGGGCGTGCCAGCTTCGAGCAGGCGGTTGAGCTCGGTGTTGAGCTTCACCCCCTCCACCAGCCACCAAACCAGCGTGTCGTTCAGGCCGGGCTGGCCGGGTTGGTAATCAGTGGGTTCAAGCAGGGCGGTGTGAAAGGCGGTGCCGAAGCTGAGGGCCCCCTGGTTGCCACCGTCGGTGCGCGGGGGGCGGCCATCGAGGGCGTCGCGCAGGCGCGAGAGGTCGGAGTTGGCAATGGCCGGCAGGGCCCGGTAGGTGTCGTAGTCGAGGCGCAGCAGGTCGGGCCGGCGAAAGGCGGGGTCGGCGGGAAGTGGGGACATGATTCGGTAACAACAGAACGGCGCGTTTTGCTGCATCGGGGGCATCTTTTTCTGCGAGGGGCCCCACTGGCCCACCCGTCAAGGCTTTTTGGCAAACAGGAGCGTGGTGATGGAAGTCGTGGTAGTGAACGTGCTTTGCAGCGCATACCCCTCACGGTAGAGCTAGCTGAACATTTTGTGATACGCCTCGCTGGAAGCGGCCTGGTTCTTATCGCTCACGCCGCCCTTGAATTCTACCTGTTCGCTCTTGCCCTCCCCACGGGTGATGATAAATTTCCCAGAACCGCCGCCGTCGTACACCCGCACTACTACAATATCTGGGCCCTGCGTCTGGGCGGCGGCGGGGCGCGCGGCGAGGGCCAGTAGGCACGCGCTCAAGAGAATTAATTTTTTCATGGCGGCTAAATAAAAGCAGCATCGTGAACAACAACTGAGCGGACAGGGCAGAATGTGCGTATGCATTTTCAGCTCTGAAATTTTACCCCTACTTCTCCCGAAACCCAATGGCACCCTGGCTCCCGTTTGCCCTGCTTTCGGCCGTGTTTGCGGCCCTCACCGCCATTTTTGCCAAGGTTGGCATCAAGGGCGTCGATTCGGATTTGGCCACGGCCATTCGCACGGTGGTCATCCTCATCCTGGCCTGGGGCATTGCCATCGGGCGCGGGGCCACGGCCGGGCTGCCCGAGTTGAGCGGGCGCACGTGGCTGTTTTTGGGGCTGTCGGGGCTGGCCACGGGGGCCTCGTGGCTGTGCTACTTCCGGGCCCTGAAGCTGGGCCCCGTGAGCAAGGTGGCCCCCATCGACAAGCTGAGCGTGGCGCTGGCCATTGGGCTGGCGGTAATGTTTTTGGGGGAAAGTTTGAACTGGCGCACGGCCCTGGGCGCGGGCCTGATCGTGGCGGGCAGTGTGGTGCTGGCGCTCTAACTTTCAAGACGTTACCTCCGCATTAACGTAGTCGTAATAGGTTTTCTATCAGCCGTTTCACCTGTTTTTCACTCAACCCTGGGGGCCCCGGGGCCGTTTGCAGGATAGTCCTTCGCTTTCACCAGCTTCTCTCCTCCATGCGCTTACAAAACCGTATCGCCCTCGTCACGGGCGGCAGCTCGGGTATCGGCACGGGCATCGCCCGGCAGTTTGCCGCCGACGGCGCCACCGTGTTCGTTAACTACCACGGGGGGCCCTCCGACAAGGCCGACGCCGTGGTTAAGTCCATCACCGACGCCGGCGGCCAAGCCTTCGCCATCCCAGCCGACGTGAGCAAGGAGGACGAGGTGCAGGCCATGTTTGCCCACATCATCCAGCAGTGCGGCACGTTGCACATTTTGGTGAACAACTCGGGCCAGCAGCAAGACGCGGCCTTTGTGGACATGACCCTGGCCCAGTGGCAGCGCGTGATTGACGTGAACCTGACCGGGCAGTTTTTGTGCTCGCGCGAGGCGGCCCGCGAGTTTCTGCGCCGGGGGCCCCAGCCCGAAATTGCCCGCGCCACGGGCGTCATCTTGCACACCAGCAGCGTGCACGAAGTTATTCCGTGGGCCGGCCACGTGAACTACGCCACCAGCAAGGGCGGCATCATGCAGCTCATGAAAAGCACCGCCCAGGAGCTGGCGCCCCACAAAATCCGGGTGAACAGCATCGGGCCGGGCGCTATCAAAACGCCCATCAACACCAGCGCCTGGGATACGCCCGAGGCCGAAACCGCCCTGCTCAAGCTCATCCCCTACGACCGGGTGGGCGTCATTGAGGACATCGGGGGCCTCGCCGCCTGGCTCTGCTCCGACGAGGCCGACTACATCACCGGCCAAACCATTTTCATGGATGGCGGCATGACGCTCTACCCGGGCTTTGCCACCGGCGGCTAGTTTTTGAATGTGCAGAATGTGGAAATATGGGGATGTGAAAATGCGTGCGTTTTACCCACAGGCTCTTTCCCGTAGCAAATGCTAGCCGCTTTGCCCCCTCATCCACAAATTTCCACATCCCCACATTTTCACATTTCACCATGACACCCGAACACGAACGCCTGTGCGACGTGGGGCCCTGGCGCACCTTTGGGCCCTACCTGGCCGAGCGGCAGTGGGGCACGGTGCGCGAAGACTACTCGGCCGACGGCCAGCCCTGGACCTTCACCACCCACGACATGGCCCGCTCCTACGCCTACCGCTGGGGCGAGGACGGCCTGGGCGGCATTTCGGACAACCAGCAGCTGCTTTGCTTCGCGCCGGCGTTTTGGAACGGGCAGGACCCCATCCTTAAAGAGCGGCTGTTTGGGCTGAGCGGGCCCGAGGGCAACCACGGCGAGGACGTGAAGGAGCTGTATTACTACCTCGATAACACGCCCACCCACAGCTACATGCGGATGCTGTACAAGTACCCGCAGCACGCGTTTCCGTACGAGTGGCTGGTGCAGCAAAACGCCCGCCGCACCCGCAACGATGCCGAATTTGAGCTGGCCGACACGGCCGTGTTTCGCGAGGACAAGTACTTCGATATTTTTGTGGAGTACGCCAAGGCGGGGCCCCAGGATGTGCTGATTACCATTACGGCCCACAACCGGGGGCCCCAGGCGGCGCCGCTGCACGTGCTGCCCACGCTCTGGTTCCGCAACACCTGGGCCTGGGGCGACGACGACTATTACCCCGACCTGCGCGCCACCAACCGCGGCCACATTGCCGTGTGCCACCGCGACCTGCCCGGCCTGGCCCTGCACGCCGACGGGGCCCCCGAGCTGCTGTTTTGCGACAATGAAACCAACGCACCCCGCCTCTACCAGGCCGCGCCCCGGCCGGGCGCTAAGTTCTTCAAAGACGGGCTGAACGAGTACGTGATGGGCGGCCGCGCCGACGCCGTGAACCCCGACCGCGGCGGCACCAAGGCCGCCGCGCACTACGTCCTCACCATCGAGCCCGGCCAGAGCCAGACCCTGCGCCTGCGCCTGGGCCCCGACGATTTGGCCGCGCCGTTTGCCGATTTTGACCAGCTGGTGGCCCAGCGCCGGCAGGAGGCCGATGCCTTTTACGGGGCCCTGCAACACGACCTGGCCAGTGCCGACGCCCGTGCCGTGCAGCGGCAGGCCCTGGCCGGCATGCTGTGGAACAAGCAGTTTTACAACTACGACGTGCGCCGCTGGCTGGCCGGCGACCCCGCCCTGCCCGCCCCACCGGCCGGCCGCCTGGAGGGGCGCAACGCTGGCTGGCGGCACGTGCGCAACCACGACATCATCTCGATGCCCGACAACTGGGAGTACCCCTGGTACGCGGCCTGGGACCTGGCCTTCCACGCCGTGCCGCTGGCGCTGGTGGACCCCGAGTTTGCCAAAGACCAGCTCCGGCTGCTGTGCCACGACCGCTACATGCACGCCAACGGCCAGCTGCCGGCCTACGAGTGGCAGTTTGGCAACGTGAACCCGCCGGTGCACGCCTGGGCCACGTTCCGGGTGTTCAAGATGGACCAGAAGCAGTGCGGCGGCACTTGCGACGTGGTGTTTTTGGAAACCATTTTCCACCGCCTGCTGCTAAACTTCACGTGGTGGGTGAACCGCAAGGACACCGCTGGGCGCAACATCTTCGAGGGCGGTTTTTTAGGGCTCGACAACATCGGTGTGTTCGACCGCTCGGCCCCGCTGCCCGCCGGCGTGT
This genomic stretch from Hymenobacter sp. PAMC 26628 harbors:
- a CDS encoding MGH1-like glycoside hydrolase domain-containing protein, with product MTPEHERLCDVGPWRTFGPYLAERQWGTVREDYSADGQPWTFTTHDMARSYAYRWGEDGLGGISDNQQLLCFAPAFWNGQDPILKERLFGLSGPEGNHGEDVKELYYYLDNTPTHSYMRMLYKYPQHAFPYEWLVQQNARRTRNDAEFELADTAVFREDKYFDIFVEYAKAGPQDVLITITAHNRGPQAAPLHVLPTLWFRNTWAWGDDDYYPDLRATNRGHIAVCHRDLPGLALHADGAPELLFCDNETNAPRLYQAAPRPGAKFFKDGLNEYVMGGRADAVNPDRGGTKAAAHYVLTIEPGQSQTLRLRLGPDDLAAPFADFDQLVAQRRQEADAFYGALQHDLASADARAVQRQALAGMLWNKQFYNYDVRRWLAGDPALPAPPAGRLEGRNAGWRHVRNHDIISMPDNWEYPWYAAWDLAFHAVPLALVDPEFAKDQLRLLCHDRYMHANGQLPAYEWQFGNVNPPVHAWATFRVFKMDQKQCGGTCDVVFLETIFHRLLLNFTWWVNRKDTAGRNIFEGGFLGLDNIGVFDRSAPLPAGVYIEQADGTAWMALYALSLMRMALELAQTNPVYEDLAGKFFEHFLAIAQAMTGYGPHDIDMWDEEDEFYYDVLNSPQGRTPLKVRSMVGLVPLFAVEVLDDELLQNAPKFLARLNWILANRPDLAALVSRWQEPGKGDRHLLSLLRGHRLKALLRRTLDEAEFLSDHGVRALSKYHQDHPYVFRTDGQSFTVNYDPGESTTSLYGGNSNWRGPVWFPVNYLLIEGLQRFHHYYGDDFKVEFPTGSGQYSTLLAIAQQLTERLTGLFLRDEKGQRPCFGADAQQQTDPNFKDYLLFHEYFHGDTGQGLGASHQTGWTGLVAKLLQPRGK
- a CDS encoding glucose 1-dehydrogenase, which encodes MRLQNRIALVTGGSSGIGTGIARQFAADGATVFVNYHGGPSDKADAVVKSITDAGGQAFAIPADVSKEDEVQAMFAHIIQQCGTLHILVNNSGQQQDAAFVDMTLAQWQRVIDVNLTGQFLCSREAAREFLRRGPQPEIARATGVILHTSSVHEVIPWAGHVNYATSKGGIMQLMKSTAQELAPHKIRVNSIGPGAIKTPINTSAWDTPEAETALLKLIPYDRVGVIEDIGGLAAWLCSDEADYITGQTIFMDGGMTLYPGFATGG
- a CDS encoding EamA family transporter → MAPWLPFALLSAVFAALTAIFAKVGIKGVDSDLATAIRTVVILILAWGIAIGRGATAGLPELSGRTWLFLGLSGLATGASWLCYFRALKLGPVSKVAPIDKLSVALAIGLAVMFLGESLNWRTALGAGLIVAGSVVLAL